Proteins encoded by one window of Melospiza melodia melodia isolate bMelMel2 chromosome 9, bMelMel2.pri, whole genome shotgun sequence:
- the WBP1L gene encoding WW domain binding protein 1-like isoform X4: protein MKEDSSQKKDKETCMGVNNQSYICETGHCCGQSQCCNYYYELWWFWLVWTIIIILSCCCVCHHRRTKHRLQAQQRQHEINLIAYREAHNYSALPFYFRFLPNYLLPPYEEVVNRPPTPPPPYSALHQQCVPAGSSSTIPDPPRALQPAQSSSAAPSSNISSTDSTGAPSRGDPEPSSTALGERAVAKMQSVEPGSTSTGAELVERAAPDKDTECKEELLKGYSSESLEQSSAIPDAKDKTPGRQRRFTGDSGIEVCVCNRGHHDDDLKEFDGLIDDALDGPLDFCDSCSGRPHGDEEEGLFSATEEQHREHSHHHLPRQPVCVLLNTINEQDSPNSCSNNSPS, encoded by the exons GACAAGGAAACCTGCATGGGTGTCAACAATCAAAGTTACATATGTGAAACGGGCCACTGTTGtggacaatcccagtgttgcaacTACTACTATGAACTCTGGT GGTTTTGGCTGGTGTggaccatcatcatcatcctgagctgctgctgtgtttgccaTCACCGCCGCACCAAGCACCGGCTGCAGGCGCAGCAGCGGCAGCACGAGATCAACCTGATCGCCTACCGGGAGGCGCACAACTACTCAGCCCTGCCCTTCTATTTCC GGTTTTTGCCAAACTATTTGCTACCTCCCTATGAGGAAGTGGTGAACCGACCGCCGACCCCCCCGCCCCCGTACAGTGCCTTACATCAGCAGTGTGTCCCAGCAGGCAGCAGTAGCACAATCCCAGACCCGCCCAGggccctgcagccagcacagagcagctctgcagcacccagCAGCAATATCAGCAGTACTGACAGCACCGGGGCGCCCAGCCGCGGGGACCCCGAGCCCTCCAGCACCGCGCTGGGCGAGAGAGCTGTCGCCAAAATGCAAAGCGTTGAGCCCGGCAGCACCAGCACGGGAGCCGAGCTCGTGGAGAGGGCTGCTCCTGATAAGGATACAGAGTGCAAGGAGGAACTGCTGAAAGGTTACAGCTCTGAGAGCTTAGAGCAGAGCAGCGCCATTCCCGACGCCAAGGACAAGACCCCGGGCAGGCAGCGCCGTTTCACCGGCGACTCGGGCATAGAAGTCTGCGTGTGCAACCGGGGCCACCACGACGACGACCTCAAAGAGTTTGACGGGCTCATCGATGACGCTCTGGACGGGCCCCTGGACTTCTGTGACAGCTGCAGCGGCCGTCCCCACGGGGACGAGGAGGAAGGGCTTTTCAGTGCCACGGAGGAGCAGCACCGCGAGCACAGCCACCACCACCTGCCCCGGCAGCCGGTGTGTGTACTCTTGAACACAATAAATGAGCAGGACTCTCCAAACTCTTGTTCCAATAACTCCCCCAGCTAA
- the WBP1L gene encoding WW domain binding protein 1-like isoform X2 — MPFLLGLRQDKETCMGVNNQSYICETGHCCGQSQCCNYYYELWWFWLVWTIIIILSCCCVCHHRRTKHRLQAQQRQHEINLIAYREAHNYSALPFYFRFLPNYLLPPYEEVVNRPPTPPPPYSALHQQCVPAGSSSTIPDPPRALQPAQSSSAAPSSNISSTDSTGAPSRGDPEPSSTALGERAVAKMQSVEPGSTSTGAELVERAAPDKDTECKEELLKGYSSESLEQSSAIPDAKDKTPGRQRRFTGDSGIEVCVCNRGHHDDDLKEFDGLIDDALDGPLDFCDSCSGRPHGDEEEGLFSATEEQHREHSHHHLPRQPVCVLLNTINEQDSPNSCSNNSPS; from the exons ATGCCTTTCCTCCTGGGTCTCAGACAG GACAAGGAAACCTGCATGGGTGTCAACAATCAAAGTTACATATGTGAAACGGGCCACTGTTGtggacaatcccagtgttgcaacTACTACTATGAACTCTGGT GGTTTTGGCTGGTGTggaccatcatcatcatcctgagctgctgctgtgtttgccaTCACCGCCGCACCAAGCACCGGCTGCAGGCGCAGCAGCGGCAGCACGAGATCAACCTGATCGCCTACCGGGAGGCGCACAACTACTCAGCCCTGCCCTTCTATTTCC GGTTTTTGCCAAACTATTTGCTACCTCCCTATGAGGAAGTGGTGAACCGACCGCCGACCCCCCCGCCCCCGTACAGTGCCTTACATCAGCAGTGTGTCCCAGCAGGCAGCAGTAGCACAATCCCAGACCCGCCCAGggccctgcagccagcacagagcagctctgcagcacccagCAGCAATATCAGCAGTACTGACAGCACCGGGGCGCCCAGCCGCGGGGACCCCGAGCCCTCCAGCACCGCGCTGGGCGAGAGAGCTGTCGCCAAAATGCAAAGCGTTGAGCCCGGCAGCACCAGCACGGGAGCCGAGCTCGTGGAGAGGGCTGCTCCTGATAAGGATACAGAGTGCAAGGAGGAACTGCTGAAAGGTTACAGCTCTGAGAGCTTAGAGCAGAGCAGCGCCATTCCCGACGCCAAGGACAAGACCCCGGGCAGGCAGCGCCGTTTCACCGGCGACTCGGGCATAGAAGTCTGCGTGTGCAACCGGGGCCACCACGACGACGACCTCAAAGAGTTTGACGGGCTCATCGATGACGCTCTGGACGGGCCCCTGGACTTCTGTGACAGCTGCAGCGGCCGTCCCCACGGGGACGAGGAGGAAGGGCTTTTCAGTGCCACGGAGGAGCAGCACCGCGAGCACAGCCACCACCACCTGCCCCGGCAGCCGGTGTGTGTACTCTTGAACACAATAAATGAGCAGGACTCTCCAAACTCTTGTTCCAATAACTCCCCCAGCTAA
- the WBP1L gene encoding WW domain binding protein 1-like isoform X1 has protein sequence MARRLRAAMALLLLQALPEGLPAGAEPAQDKETCMGVNNQSYICETGHCCGQSQCCNYYYELWWFWLVWTIIIILSCCCVCHHRRTKHRLQAQQRQHEINLIAYREAHNYSALPFYFRFLPNYLLPPYEEVVNRPPTPPPPYSALHQQCVPAGSSSTIPDPPRALQPAQSSSAAPSSNISSTDSTGAPSRGDPEPSSTALGERAVAKMQSVEPGSTSTGAELVERAAPDKDTECKEELLKGYSSESLEQSSAIPDAKDKTPGRQRRFTGDSGIEVCVCNRGHHDDDLKEFDGLIDDALDGPLDFCDSCSGRPHGDEEEGLFSATEEQHREHSHHHLPRQPVCVLLNTINEQDSPNSCSNNSPS, from the exons GACAAGGAAACCTGCATGGGTGTCAACAATCAAAGTTACATATGTGAAACGGGCCACTGTTGtggacaatcccagtgttgcaacTACTACTATGAACTCTGGT GGTTTTGGCTGGTGTggaccatcatcatcatcctgagctgctgctgtgtttgccaTCACCGCCGCACCAAGCACCGGCTGCAGGCGCAGCAGCGGCAGCACGAGATCAACCTGATCGCCTACCGGGAGGCGCACAACTACTCAGCCCTGCCCTTCTATTTCC GGTTTTTGCCAAACTATTTGCTACCTCCCTATGAGGAAGTGGTGAACCGACCGCCGACCCCCCCGCCCCCGTACAGTGCCTTACATCAGCAGTGTGTCCCAGCAGGCAGCAGTAGCACAATCCCAGACCCGCCCAGggccctgcagccagcacagagcagctctgcagcacccagCAGCAATATCAGCAGTACTGACAGCACCGGGGCGCCCAGCCGCGGGGACCCCGAGCCCTCCAGCACCGCGCTGGGCGAGAGAGCTGTCGCCAAAATGCAAAGCGTTGAGCCCGGCAGCACCAGCACGGGAGCCGAGCTCGTGGAGAGGGCTGCTCCTGATAAGGATACAGAGTGCAAGGAGGAACTGCTGAAAGGTTACAGCTCTGAGAGCTTAGAGCAGAGCAGCGCCATTCCCGACGCCAAGGACAAGACCCCGGGCAGGCAGCGCCGTTTCACCGGCGACTCGGGCATAGAAGTCTGCGTGTGCAACCGGGGCCACCACGACGACGACCTCAAAGAGTTTGACGGGCTCATCGATGACGCTCTGGACGGGCCCCTGGACTTCTGTGACAGCTGCAGCGGCCGTCCCCACGGGGACGAGGAGGAAGGGCTTTTCAGTGCCACGGAGGAGCAGCACCGCGAGCACAGCCACCACCACCTGCCCCGGCAGCCGGTGTGTGTACTCTTGAACACAATAAATGAGCAGGACTCTCCAAACTCTTGTTCCAATAACTCCCCCAGCTAA
- the WBP1L gene encoding WW domain binding protein 1-like isoform X3 has translation MRYPTFLQRDKETCMGVNNQSYICETGHCCGQSQCCNYYYELWWFWLVWTIIIILSCCCVCHHRRTKHRLQAQQRQHEINLIAYREAHNYSALPFYFRFLPNYLLPPYEEVVNRPPTPPPPYSALHQQCVPAGSSSTIPDPPRALQPAQSSSAAPSSNISSTDSTGAPSRGDPEPSSTALGERAVAKMQSVEPGSTSTGAELVERAAPDKDTECKEELLKGYSSESLEQSSAIPDAKDKTPGRQRRFTGDSGIEVCVCNRGHHDDDLKEFDGLIDDALDGPLDFCDSCSGRPHGDEEEGLFSATEEQHREHSHHHLPRQPVCVLLNTINEQDSPNSCSNNSPS, from the exons ATGAGATACCCAACCTTTCTGCAAAGA GACAAGGAAACCTGCATGGGTGTCAACAATCAAAGTTACATATGTGAAACGGGCCACTGTTGtggacaatcccagtgttgcaacTACTACTATGAACTCTGGT GGTTTTGGCTGGTGTggaccatcatcatcatcctgagctgctgctgtgtttgccaTCACCGCCGCACCAAGCACCGGCTGCAGGCGCAGCAGCGGCAGCACGAGATCAACCTGATCGCCTACCGGGAGGCGCACAACTACTCAGCCCTGCCCTTCTATTTCC GGTTTTTGCCAAACTATTTGCTACCTCCCTATGAGGAAGTGGTGAACCGACCGCCGACCCCCCCGCCCCCGTACAGTGCCTTACATCAGCAGTGTGTCCCAGCAGGCAGCAGTAGCACAATCCCAGACCCGCCCAGggccctgcagccagcacagagcagctctgcagcacccagCAGCAATATCAGCAGTACTGACAGCACCGGGGCGCCCAGCCGCGGGGACCCCGAGCCCTCCAGCACCGCGCTGGGCGAGAGAGCTGTCGCCAAAATGCAAAGCGTTGAGCCCGGCAGCACCAGCACGGGAGCCGAGCTCGTGGAGAGGGCTGCTCCTGATAAGGATACAGAGTGCAAGGAGGAACTGCTGAAAGGTTACAGCTCTGAGAGCTTAGAGCAGAGCAGCGCCATTCCCGACGCCAAGGACAAGACCCCGGGCAGGCAGCGCCGTTTCACCGGCGACTCGGGCATAGAAGTCTGCGTGTGCAACCGGGGCCACCACGACGACGACCTCAAAGAGTTTGACGGGCTCATCGATGACGCTCTGGACGGGCCCCTGGACTTCTGTGACAGCTGCAGCGGCCGTCCCCACGGGGACGAGGAGGAAGGGCTTTTCAGTGCCACGGAGGAGCAGCACCGCGAGCACAGCCACCACCACCTGCCCCGGCAGCCGGTGTGTGTACTCTTGAACACAATAAATGAGCAGGACTCTCCAAACTCTTGTTCCAATAACTCCCCCAGCTAA